One window from the genome of Cyclobacterium amurskyense encodes:
- a CDS encoding class I SAM-dependent methyltransferase, producing the protein MEIEKQKMGLIPQQQRNWQNRPEWFFNRDHTDTYELWYEGRYKRAEVWQKKVMEQLVTKDKRVKTLLEFGCGTTRFTRWWKEIGIESTGGDISPLMLSQAIHLFDGDLVMADSHHMPFKDNTFDSLAFITTFEYYKDPVKVIREAARVGKYGIAMGMMNKNSPKVLRRRVQQVFGKNPFYVTATFYTPKHLIRIIEEALEGRDYTISWSCTGLPKWFPVQQWNMPYGDFFGLYVQFNDVE; encoded by the coding sequence ATGGAAATAGAAAAGCAAAAAATGGGGCTGATCCCTCAGCAACAAAGAAACTGGCAAAACAGACCCGAGTGGTTTTTCAACAGAGACCATACAGACACCTATGAACTTTGGTATGAAGGCCGCTACAAAAGGGCTGAGGTTTGGCAGAAAAAAGTAATGGAACAACTGGTAACCAAGGACAAAAGGGTGAAAACCTTATTGGAATTTGGTTGTGGCACCACCAGATTTACCAGGTGGTGGAAAGAAATAGGCATAGAATCTACCGGAGGAGACATCTCTCCTTTAATGCTATCTCAGGCCATCCATTTGTTTGATGGGGATCTGGTAATGGCTGATTCTCACCACATGCCCTTCAAAGACAATACTTTTGATTCCCTTGCCTTTATCACCACTTTCGAATATTACAAAGATCCTGTTAAGGTCATCCGTGAAGCAGCCAGGGTTGGAAAGTATGGGATTGCCATGGGTATGATGAACAAGAACTCCCCCAAAGTACTTCGCCGCAGGGTGCAACAAGTTTTTGGAAAGAACCCTTTTTATGTTACCGCAACATTTTACACCCCAAAACACCTTATCAGGATTATAGAGGAGGCCTTGGAAGGAAGAGATTACACCATTTCCTGGTCTTGTACCGGCTTACCAAAATGGTTTCCTGTTCAGCAATGGAATATGCCTTATGGAGATTTCTTTGGTCTGTATGTGCAATTTAACGACGTTGAATAG
- a CDS encoding D-arabinono-1,4-lactone oxidase has product MSALTKFITWKKGNTVVSWVLFGLLVQVIFNRKNVPAHIEVLDDTLTHHCSRTKRNRWVSVINFIVTPRYIRRLIESQLNKKMADHEKVILSLDKELTKDELFEKDKPHRQKWGNWYGNHFSEPLKFFVLGNGEFDNFSPKHESCKSYDYKGLFEVSELVKNAEKENRKIRAVGSGHALTAVAQCEDFLVCTQNMNMTQRIAKEWIKNEYKDGFDVEVNFCNKKSVEKHFLFETGGGTKIRHLIEALTYHGFALINQGGSSIQSISGAIATSTHGSGIGIGPVSVFARSMTIVGKGGKIFRVEPSDGITDPAEFNKDDQVKKYGIELIQDDEKFNAVMVGIGSMGIVFSMILEAQPNYRLFEERISYNWEELKAEMQKVDVYKFINAHRHFEVLINPYRDLTAETEDGKQRKCLVTTRDYSEKGIREQAGRERNYISSFISGIAISGRLSPWVFNKNHQAIPAMTNNSIHRLVDHRGDEGGGFEDDSRFVLDQGLGELKFYGYAVEFGFPLEKVFDAVDLIIKVCEEAQPYHHLLAAPFSLRFVKQCDAHLSMMNQHDTCMIELVSVKGVTGSLPLFKRLERELLDFGAIPHWGLSVEPWYRERVEKAFPRFKDWELQQAFFGGKTFKNAFLSRIQDS; this is encoded by the coding sequence ATGTCCGCATTAACGAAATTTATTACCTGGAAGAAAGGTAATACAGTAGTGTCTTGGGTACTTTTTGGCTTATTGGTTCAGGTGATTTTTAACCGAAAGAACGTACCGGCACATATTGAAGTATTGGACGATACCCTCACTCATCATTGCTCCAGAACAAAAAGAAATCGCTGGGTAAGTGTCATTAATTTTATTGTTACCCCTAGGTATATTAGAAGGTTGATTGAATCCCAGTTGAATAAAAAAATGGCCGATCATGAAAAGGTGATATTGTCTCTTGATAAGGAGTTGACCAAAGATGAATTGTTTGAAAAAGACAAACCACATAGGCAAAAATGGGGCAATTGGTATGGCAACCATTTTTCGGAGCCACTGAAGTTTTTTGTACTTGGAAATGGAGAATTTGATAATTTTTCACCTAAACATGAATCCTGCAAAAGTTACGATTATAAAGGCTTGTTTGAAGTAAGTGAGTTGGTGAAAAATGCAGAAAAAGAAAACAGAAAAATACGTGCAGTAGGTTCTGGACATGCCCTTACGGCGGTGGCCCAGTGTGAAGATTTTTTGGTTTGTACCCAAAACATGAACATGACCCAGCGGATTGCCAAGGAATGGATCAAAAACGAATACAAGGATGGTTTTGATGTAGAAGTGAATTTTTGCAATAAAAAATCAGTGGAAAAACATTTCCTTTTTGAAACTGGAGGAGGAACCAAGATCAGGCACCTAATAGAAGCTTTGACCTATCATGGCTTTGCTTTGATCAACCAAGGGGGCTCAAGCATTCAGTCTATCAGTGGAGCGATTGCCACCTCTACCCATGGATCAGGAATTGGAATCGGCCCTGTTTCAGTTTTTGCGAGATCCATGACCATCGTGGGAAAGGGAGGTAAGATTTTTAGAGTAGAACCAAGCGATGGGATAACAGATCCTGCCGAATTCAATAAGGACGATCAGGTTAAAAAGTATGGAATTGAACTGATTCAGGACGATGAGAAATTCAATGCCGTAATGGTGGGGATTGGTTCCATGGGGATTGTGTTCTCCATGATTTTGGAGGCCCAACCCAATTACAGGCTTTTTGAGGAGAGAATCAGCTACAATTGGGAAGAGCTCAAAGCTGAAATGCAAAAAGTGGATGTGTATAAATTTATCAATGCCCACAGACATTTTGAGGTTCTGATCAACCCTTATCGAGACCTGACCGCTGAAACAGAAGATGGAAAACAAAGAAAATGTTTGGTGACTACCCGAGATTATAGTGAAAAAGGGATTAGAGAGCAGGCGGGAAGAGAGAGGAATTATATTTCCTCATTTATCTCTGGAATAGCCATATCAGGAAGGCTTTCACCTTGGGTGTTCAATAAAAACCATCAGGCCATTCCTGCAATGACCAATAATTCTATACATAGACTGGTGGATCATCGTGGGGACGAAGGAGGAGGATTTGAGGATGATTCGCGATTTGTGTTGGATCAGGGATTGGGAGAGTTAAAGTTTTATGGTTATGCTGTAGAATTTGGTTTTCCTTTGGAAAAGGTATTTGATGCCGTAGACTTGATAATCAAAGTTTGTGAAGAAGCCCAACCTTACCACCACCTTTTGGCAGCGCCTTTTTCTTTGCGATTTGTCAAACAGTGTGATGCCCATTTATCCATGATGAACCAGCACGACACCTGTATGATTGAACTGGTAAGTGTAAAAGGTGTGACCGGTAGCTTGCCTTTGTTCAAGCGTTTGGAGAGAGAGTTGCTGGATTTTGGAGCCATTCCTCATTGGGGGCTTTCTGTTGAACCATGGTATAGGGAACGGGTGGAGAAAGCCTTTCCACGCTTTAAGGATTGGGAACTGCAGCAGGCATTTTTTGGAGGGAAAACCTTTAAAAATGCCTTTTTGTCTCGTATACAGGATTCTTAA
- a CDS encoding catalase family protein, whose product MTEEQNTEEKEIQDLIKTMKDYLDKEYLAGKKLRNFHPKMHGLLKGSLSILPDLPEELKQGLFKNPGVYQTWIRLSNAPPKVKSDKPASGRGLAIKVLDIPGEVIEPDPIGVPTQNFLLTTSPILSAWNISLYAKAIKAVLFGLWEQIKFAVNPSHWRSIFLTFKYSKKHDNLLSQTYFSGGAFKFGPALFVKFVLTPNDPNLGYTLDQAKDDNFLKSQLIKDCETKDHAFTLNVQIHKSDALQPLENTSIAWEGALIPVARLDIPQQSFDIPERIKMGEELEFSPWMGLEEHAPVGGINRARRRVYKELAAYRKSKGND is encoded by the coding sequence ATGACTGAAGAACAAAACACAGAGGAAAAGGAAATTCAGGACTTGATCAAAACCATGAAGGATTACCTGGACAAGGAATACCTGGCTGGTAAAAAACTCAGGAATTTTCATCCCAAAATGCATGGCCTATTAAAAGGCAGTCTAAGCATACTCCCTGATTTACCAGAGGAACTAAAGCAAGGGCTCTTTAAAAATCCTGGGGTTTATCAAACATGGATAAGGCTCTCCAATGCACCTCCAAAAGTAAAATCAGACAAGCCTGCCTCCGGAAGAGGTTTGGCCATCAAGGTGCTGGATATTCCCGGGGAAGTAATTGAGCCAGATCCGATAGGCGTGCCTACCCAAAACTTTTTACTAACCACCAGCCCTATTCTGTCCGCCTGGAATATTTCCCTGTACGCAAAGGCCATTAAAGCGGTATTATTCGGGCTTTGGGAGCAAATCAAATTTGCGGTTAACCCTTCCCATTGGAGAAGTATATTCCTGACTTTTAAGTACAGCAAGAAACATGACAACCTGCTTTCACAAACCTATTTCTCAGGAGGAGCCTTTAAGTTTGGTCCAGCCTTATTTGTGAAATTTGTACTGACCCCAAATGATCCCAATCTAGGCTATACCCTGGACCAAGCCAAAGACGACAACTTTCTAAAATCACAATTGATCAAAGACTGTGAAACGAAAGACCATGCCTTTACCTTAAATGTACAAATTCATAAAAGCGATGCGCTCCAACCATTAGAAAACACTTCCATTGCCTGGGAAGGAGCGTTAATACCTGTAGCAAGGCTAGACATACCTCAACAATCCTTTGACATTCCTGAACGTATAAAAATGGGGGAAGAGTTGGAATTTTCTCCATGGATGGGCTTGGAGGAACATGCTCCAGTTGGAGGAATCAACAGGGCAAGAAGAAGGGTGTATAAAGAATTGGCAGCTTACCGGAAAAGTAAGGGAAATGATTAA
- a CDS encoding Dyp-type peroxidase: MELEKEDIQGLMVRGHGNLTSARFLLYNCTKPDATCDFLKEITPLITHAEEKPEDEAIHIAFTYDGLAFLNLPEPVLNSFCREFKDGMSAEQRRSVLGDIGENDPENWIWGHDSIHFLLMVYAKDQVQLDKSMLRIKEQTDRCGIQLIHTLPTGLLQHQKEHFGFRDDISRPVIRELLKEAPPKDSTTFPAGEFIMGYKNLYDEYAPAPYVPHELDKNGLLPFHPDYPERKDLGKNGTYLIFRQMQQNVHSFWNYMKEQTDEKAAAIKLASKMVGRWPDGSPLALCPMQPDPTLSESNNFGFWDDDQAGLKCPMGAHIRRTNPRDHLVTEKSKIDSSEMAAKHQMLRKGRPYGPPVTPELDPNDIMDSSEDEQERGLHFIAMVTDIRRQFEFVQNNWVSFHKFGGLENDADPIIGNHYQTEHYRTNEFSEPNYPIRKKYTNLPNFTLIKGGAYFFFPGIKALQYISSHD; this comes from the coding sequence ATGGAATTGGAAAAAGAAGACATTCAAGGGCTAATGGTTCGTGGTCATGGTAACCTGACAAGCGCTAGGTTCTTATTGTACAATTGTACGAAACCTGATGCCACCTGCGATTTTTTGAAAGAAATCACCCCTTTAATTACACATGCAGAAGAAAAACCTGAAGATGAAGCCATCCATATTGCCTTTACCTATGATGGACTTGCCTTCCTAAACCTTCCAGAACCTGTTTTAAACAGTTTTTGTAGGGAATTTAAAGATGGAATGTCTGCAGAACAAAGGAGAAGTGTATTGGGAGATATAGGCGAAAATGATCCTGAAAACTGGATCTGGGGCCATGACAGCATCCATTTTTTATTGATGGTATATGCAAAGGATCAGGTCCAACTTGATAAAAGCATGCTCAGGATCAAAGAACAAACGGACCGTTGTGGCATTCAACTTATTCACACCCTCCCTACGGGACTTTTACAGCATCAAAAGGAACATTTTGGATTTAGAGATGATATTTCAAGACCAGTCATTCGGGAACTATTAAAAGAAGCTCCACCTAAGGACTCCACTACTTTTCCTGCGGGAGAATTTATCATGGGCTATAAGAACCTTTACGATGAATATGCGCCTGCTCCCTATGTGCCTCATGAGTTGGACAAAAATGGATTATTACCCTTTCACCCAGATTATCCTGAAAGAAAGGACTTAGGTAAAAATGGTACTTATCTGATATTTAGGCAAATGCAACAAAACGTCCACAGTTTTTGGAATTACATGAAGGAACAAACGGATGAAAAAGCCGCTGCCATCAAACTGGCTAGCAAAATGGTTGGCAGATGGCCGGATGGTTCTCCTTTGGCCCTGTGCCCCATGCAGCCCGATCCCACCCTATCCGAATCCAATAATTTTGGTTTTTGGGACGATGATCAGGCTGGACTCAAGTGCCCTATGGGTGCCCATATCCGAAGAACAAACCCCAGAGATCATCTGGTCACAGAAAAAAGCAAAATAGACTCCTCAGAAATGGCCGCCAAGCACCAAATGCTGAGAAAAGGTAGACCCTATGGTCCTCCCGTGACGCCGGAGCTTGACCCGAATGACATAATGGATTCAAGTGAGGATGAACAAGAAAGAGGGCTCCATTTTATTGCCATGGTTACAGACATTAGGAGACAGTTTGAATTTGTTCAAAACAACTGGGTTAGCTTCCATAAATTTGGAGGCCTGGAAAATGATGCTGATCCAATCATCGGCAACCATTACCAAACCGAGCATTACCGCACCAATGAGTTTAGCGAGCCCAATTACCCCATAAGAAAAAAGTATACAAACCTACCCAATTTCACCTTGATTAAAGGAGGAGCTTATTTCTTTTTCCCCGGTATAAAAGCTTTACAATATATTTCAAGCCATGACTGA
- a CDS encoding dioxygenase family protein has translation MTRLTNVFILLSCCFISLSCNGQQPGNKEPKAVLSNDFDQSPPLFYKIPERLSSSDTSPGWTQKGQKIVLTGTVYEIDGKTPAANTLLYYYHTDVNGQYATKASEPLNMPKNQLGQTHGYIRGWVKTGKDGKYAIYTVMPGSYPNGSEVAHIHMYVKEENREPPYYIDDFVFDDDKGLTTAKRVKMENRAGSGVIRFVEKDGLWIGERNLILGLNISDLPKDKEAINASANEIGEPIFSFTPYHAYGPDKGTKTCPVCKYGWYHGILYFVGDKPDWPAIEKWLLFLDNESLIRQKYLKVYFVYGNQSNYVPSERRSQLEKLGSQLQLKSVALTFLPSFADTVSNIHLNNINPKVDNTFLIYKRSTIIDKYINFAPTEENFNKIKRALDQSANQYFKLSRPKME, from the coding sequence ATGACTCGATTAACAAATGTATTCATTTTACTGTCTTGTTGTTTTATTTCCTTAAGCTGTAACGGACAGCAACCAGGAAATAAAGAGCCCAAAGCAGTTTTAAGCAATGATTTTGATCAATCCCCTCCCCTATTTTACAAAATCCCAGAACGGCTTTCATCCAGTGACACCAGCCCGGGATGGACACAGAAAGGGCAAAAGATAGTATTGACAGGAACGGTATATGAAATCGACGGCAAAACACCCGCTGCCAATACCCTCCTTTATTATTACCACACAGATGTAAATGGCCAATATGCCACCAAAGCATCGGAACCTTTGAACATGCCCAAAAACCAACTCGGACAAACCCACGGCTACATCAGGGGATGGGTAAAAACAGGAAAGGATGGTAAATATGCCATCTACACCGTAATGCCCGGTAGCTATCCCAATGGCAGCGAAGTAGCGCATATTCACATGTACGTTAAAGAAGAAAACAGAGAACCCCCCTATTATATAGATGATTTTGTTTTCGATGACGATAAAGGATTGACAACTGCCAAGAGGGTAAAAATGGAAAATAGAGCTGGAAGTGGTGTGATCCGTTTTGTAGAAAAGGACGGCTTGTGGATCGGAGAACGCAACCTTATTTTAGGCTTAAATATTTCAGATCTGCCTAAAGATAAAGAAGCCATCAATGCATCAGCCAATGAGATTGGAGAACCTATTTTTTCTTTCACCCCCTACCATGCCTATGGACCGGACAAGGGCACAAAGACCTGTCCGGTTTGCAAATACGGTTGGTACCATGGCATTTTGTATTTTGTTGGGGACAAGCCCGATTGGCCGGCTATAGAGAAATGGTTACTTTTTTTGGACAATGAAAGCTTGATAAGGCAAAAGTACCTAAAGGTGTATTTTGTATATGGCAACCAATCCAATTATGTACCCTCGGAAAGAAGGTCTCAGTTGGAGAAATTAGGGTCCCAACTTCAGTTGAAAAGCGTAGCCCTGACTTTCCTGCCTTCTTTTGCAGACACTGTTTCAAATATTCATTTAAACAACATCAACCCAAAAGTTGACAATACCTTTTTGATTTATAAAAGAAGCACCATCATCGACAAATACATCAATTTTGCTCCTACTGAAGAAAATTTCAATAAAATAAAACGTGCTCTGGATCAATCAGCAAATCAATATTTTAAGTTATCCAGACCCAAAATGGAATAA
- a CDS encoding LytR/AlgR family response regulator transcription factor translates to MERSTIPFPSQSLFKGKSPAIFLGCLTLFIGMAIFQDYLFSRLNNTGFYISESLLYNSLWAFILPFALVEGYFLKQLYTKNRSAFFLIAVGFGAVFSLTHLLVFAGYFVTISHFLYSPTHHFSPIFNTAISNQLAFLFLIYATIPFIYRAFLKTKAQSFKPIAANYPEKINIRLGTKITALPTATIQFITTDKPYLAIYTADQMYLSDLSLKAFEALLKPGLFLRVHRSSIVNADCIKTLKSRQNGDYDAALKNGKTVRLSRHFRSTWQQLLH, encoded by the coding sequence ATGGAACGATCAACAATTCCTTTCCCAAGTCAATCCCTTTTTAAAGGCAAAAGCCCAGCGATATTTCTCGGCTGTTTGACTTTGTTTATCGGAATGGCCATATTCCAGGATTACCTATTCAGTAGGTTAAACAACACGGGTTTTTACATTAGCGAGTCCCTGCTCTACAATAGTTTATGGGCATTTATACTGCCTTTTGCATTAGTGGAAGGCTATTTCTTAAAACAACTGTATACAAAAAACAGAAGCGCCTTCTTCCTGATAGCTGTAGGGTTTGGAGCGGTATTTAGCCTGACGCACCTCTTGGTTTTTGCCGGCTATTTTGTAACGATAAGCCATTTCCTATACTCACCTACCCATCATTTTTCTCCTATATTTAATACAGCAATTTCAAATCAATTGGCCTTTCTATTCCTGATATACGCCACCATACCCTTTATCTACCGGGCATTTTTAAAGACAAAAGCCCAATCTTTCAAGCCAATTGCTGCCAATTATCCTGAGAAAATAAATATTCGCCTTGGAACAAAAATTACAGCCCTGCCCACGGCCACTATCCAATTTATCACCACCGACAAACCCTATTTGGCCATATACACTGCCGATCAAATGTATTTGTCTGACCTCAGCCTTAAAGCGTTTGAAGCCTTACTCAAGCCTGGGCTTTTTCTGCGCGTTCACCGCTCTAGCATTGTCAACGCTGATTGTATCAAAACCTTAAAATCCAGGCAAAATGGGGATTATGATGCAGCATTGAAAAATGGTAAAACAGTACGATTAAGCAGGCATTTCCGAAGCACCTGGCAGCAGCTCCTCCATTGA
- a CDS encoding sulfatase-like hydrolase/transferase, whose product MKPTLYSLLLVLFFGCAKPAEELPLPNILWITSEDNSPIAGCYGDEFATTPNMDDLAAEGFLYTHAYANVPVCAPARNTILTGIYAISGGNQHMRSYYDKSDEVKFYPQILREAGYYATNNSKEDYNINPAQNVNIWDDSSKEAHYKNRPEGKPFFAVFNSTISHESSIHKSIPNEDLRHSPEEVTLPPYHPDTPEMRHDWAQYYDKVEDMDKKIGEILQELEESGEAENTIVFYYGDHGGVLARSKRYVYETGTRVPFIVRIPEKYKHLFPAEKPGDKVDRMISFVDLFPTLLSIIGTDIPDYLQGKAFLGEKKTEDPEYVYMFRGRMDERYDMSRAVRDQKFRYIRNYIPYRVYGQYLEYLFRAPSIRSWQAAFKAGELNPIQSAFWNTKPAEELYDTENDPWEVNNLADDPKYKEDLIRMRAAAKEWMLEIHDTGFIPEAELIDRTSGTTAYDYMRNSDINLEQLIEAANLASTAKEENLPQLINLLSSQEAAERYWGATGLLILGEKAQSAIKELEAALNDSSPNVKSVAAEALYGLGAKEKALQALAEVLMTPNSFARTHALNVIDSIEDESKTSLDAVIAMVENAGELDRSQYDLRAARGLLEKWEINPADYGFDMDW is encoded by the coding sequence ATGAAACCGACCTTATATTCCCTTTTACTTGTATTGTTTTTTGGATGTGCCAAGCCTGCAGAAGAATTACCTCTCCCCAATATTTTATGGATCACCAGTGAGGACAACAGTCCAATAGCTGGCTGTTATGGAGATGAATTCGCCACCACACCCAATATGGATGACTTGGCAGCAGAGGGATTTCTTTATACCCATGCCTATGCAAACGTACCGGTCTGTGCCCCGGCCAGAAATACTATTTTGACAGGTATTTACGCGATCTCGGGTGGAAACCAGCACATGAGGAGTTATTATGACAAATCGGATGAAGTGAAGTTCTATCCACAAATATTACGAGAGGCCGGTTATTATGCCACTAATAATTCCAAGGAAGACTACAATATCAACCCAGCGCAAAATGTAAATATTTGGGACGATTCAAGTAAAGAAGCGCACTATAAAAACAGACCTGAAGGGAAGCCTTTTTTTGCTGTTTTTAATAGTACCATCTCCCATGAAAGTTCAATCCACAAATCCATTCCCAATGAGGACCTGAGGCACAGTCCTGAGGAAGTTACATTACCTCCTTATCATCCGGATACTCCGGAAATGCGCCATGATTGGGCCCAATATTATGACAAGGTGGAGGACATGGATAAAAAAATCGGCGAGATTCTTCAAGAATTGGAAGAAAGTGGAGAAGCGGAGAATACCATTGTTTTTTATTATGGCGATCATGGGGGGGTATTGGCCAGAAGCAAGCGCTATGTGTATGAAACAGGTACTAGAGTCCCTTTTATCGTAAGAATACCAGAAAAATACAAGCATTTGTTTCCAGCAGAAAAACCGGGAGATAAGGTAGATAGAATGATCAGTTTCGTGGATTTATTTCCTACCCTGCTTAGCATTATCGGAACAGATATTCCTGACTACCTACAGGGCAAAGCCTTTTTGGGAGAGAAGAAAACAGAAGATCCCGAGTACGTGTACATGTTTCGTGGGAGAATGGATGAGCGCTATGACATGAGTAGGGCAGTTCGAGACCAGAAATTCAGGTACATTCGGAATTACATCCCTTACAGGGTTTATGGTCAGTATTTAGAGTATTTATTTAGGGCACCTTCTATCAGGTCTTGGCAAGCTGCTTTTAAAGCCGGAGAGTTGAACCCCATCCAATCTGCCTTTTGGAATACCAAACCTGCCGAAGAATTGTACGATACGGAAAATGATCCCTGGGAAGTAAATAACCTGGCCGACGACCCTAAATACAAGGAAGACCTTATCCGAATGCGTGCAGCAGCAAAGGAATGGATGTTGGAAATTCATGATACTGGATTTATTCCTGAAGCGGAGTTGATTGACAGAACATCAGGGACCACTGCCTATGATTATATGCGCAACTCCGATATCAATTTGGAGCAATTGATAGAAGCAGCCAATTTGGCCTCAACTGCTAAAGAAGAAAACTTACCACAACTTATAAACCTATTGTCCTCCCAGGAAGCTGCAGAGCGGTATTGGGGAGCGACAGGGCTGTTAATATTGGGAGAAAAAGCCCAGTCAGCCATCAAGGAACTGGAGGCGGCATTAAATGATTCCTCTCCAAATGTCAAGTCAGTTGCAGCTGAAGCATTGTATGGCTTGGGTGCCAAGGAAAAAGCATTGCAAGCGCTGGCCGAGGTATTGATGACGCCCAATTCTTTTGCCAGAACCCATGCGTTAAATGTAATTGACAGCATAGAAGATGAGTCAAAAACCAGCTTGGATGCGGTCATTGCAATGGTTGAAAATGCCGGAGAATTGGACCGCAGTCAGTATGACTTGAGGGCAGCCAGAGGTTTGCTCGAAAAATGGGAAATTAACCCGGCAGATTATGGTTTTGATATGGATTGGTAA